The sequence TAGAGGAGCATTACATTGTACCAGGTATGTAAATACAGGCAGTTGCATAGTGCTTATTGTAAGACTATagggggaaaggggggatacctagtcagttgtacaactgaatgcattcatatTTACTAGCTTGGTACAGGGTAATTACATAGTAATGGCAGTACATGACAACTAGAggaacgaagaaaaaaaaaaggtgGGCTTTATTAACAGTATAGCATTACACTGGTACTCTGGCAGATCGAACAGAACATAAATAATGGTCAAATGCAGTTTAACAAATGCATTTAGGGAACAGAAATTCTTGTCATTTCTCGTAGTGTAAACCTATACTTAAATAGTGGATGACATTTAATGGTAAACAagctaaaaaaaaatatacagaaCAAGCGCAACAAACATCGTAGCGAGTTCTTTTTCCAGGCGAAACCAACACTCAATGCTCATTTCACCCAGCACTAATTAAATGACTGCACTCCCAGTGTGTGCAGGGAGGATCTGAGAGCCACCATTAGTTAACTTTATGAAAATGATCACAATGATAAGGGGCCTGGTGACATAGAAACCTGTTTATGTCTTGTACGCACTGTGTCACCTATAGTATCCTTCACCTAGACACTTTTTTTGAATGGTGTTTCATTTTCACAGCTTATCAACAAGTCTTTCAAATATGGAAAGcagtctttctctcttctctataGTAGATGAGTCCAGTTCTACATCAGCAGAGCCGTTGTTCCTGGAAATCTTGCTTTTCATTAGGGCTTCCTTTTCTTTCTGcagctctgtcctctctctctcgattGAGGCCCTGTCCCTGTCCAGTATGGCTCGCTCCCGTTCCATTGCTGCTCGCTCCCTGTCCATCGCTGCTCTGTCCTTGTCCAGTGATGCTCTGCCTCGCTCAACAGCCACCCGCTCTCTGTTCAccacatccctctctctgtccagtatcaacctctccctgtcaaagtcagcctgctccctctctaacacttctctctccttctccaaatCTGCTATCTGTCTCTCTAGTTCAGCAGTCTCCCTCTCAATGTTCCTGCCAGGGTTTCTCACCAACATGGCTCTTCCGTCTTCAGCTATGGTCTCTACATCCTCAGCCATGGTCCTCCCGTATCCACCCACTGGCATCTTGTCAGGCGCGGCCCTCTCGTTCTGACCCccacccctgccctcctctcGCAGGGCCCTCTCACACTCCACCGCAGCCCTACGGATCTCCTCTGTAGCTGCGTCTGTGTACGCCACTTGTCCATCTGCTACCGTGCTCACAGCCCCAACACTCTCCCCCAACTGTGCTTTGGCCCAGAACTCAAAAATGTTTGTCCCCTCACCCCCTTCCGGCCTCATACAAAGTCTCTTGTTTGCTATGGGAGAGGTAGTGGGAGAGGACGCGAATGAAACATCCCCAACTTCCCCAAAATCAAACAGTGAAGGGTTTAGGATACGGGCAGACCCAGATAGGCGACCCTCGATGGCATCGTCCATGAGGTGGAACCAACGCCAGGACATTGGATTGACTTTCTCCATGCCAAGAGGAGGGTACTTAAAATCCTACAAAGAAAGATGACAAAGGGTACAATCAGGTTAATGTTCTATTACTTGTCTCTGCAGGATTTATGGTTATGACACACACTTGATTAAATGTATCATTGAGCCCTTGATTAGTTACACCGGGTTAGTACTGGGCTGGAACCAAAGCCTAGAATCTGTGTTCAAGCGTGATTCAAATAGAAGTTAATACATCTTGAGTTAAGGCCAAGGGTGTTTATTTCCTGTTCTCAATTGCATTCATAATCATTACCTTATATTTCTTTTTAAGGTTTTCCCACTTCTTTTTCAATTGCCCAGTTGTAAGCTTTCCTTCGAGACCCAACTCCACTAACATTGCTCTGCAGAATCAAAGTGAGTTAAGTCAGATATTGATAGGGTTTCATCTTCATAACTAGCTCTTAAAACACTAACTTTcctataggcctacatgtttttcAAAGTCTATTTTTGTTAGGAAATGCACATCAGTGATACAAAATTGATCAAATATAACATTCTCATATCAAATAAAGTGGCATACGATACAGTTTATTTTGAGGTAAGCATATAGATGAAAGCCAAAACAAATTGTCATTATCAAAGCCATCAAACATCCACTTTTGTTTTGAGTATCAGACATTGTATCACTCACTCACCTCCAGGCAGGCATGGCAGAGTTTCTCTTCCCAGTGAAGATGGCGTCATTCGTTGCACGCAATTTTATCAATCTGGATATGTCATTTTCCGACACTTATTGGGGGAAAAAATACAACAATGTTAGCATATCCATCATCAGCAGTAAACAAATAACTTTGATAACTTTAACACACTCCAAGTCGGCGACGTCGCAAAATAATACCCTATAAACAATTAGGTTAACACAAATGTTAGAAAACGACATTCGTGGTTGGCATAAAACTTACTTTTATAGTTATATTCTGAACCAAAAGGCCTTTTATCCATCGCTTCCATCATGAACAAATACAAGGGTACTAAAATGAAGGGTACACGAAACAAAGCACGTATCCCGTAGTGCACTAGCTAGCAAGAGCAAATATGGCGGCGTCCCTCGATCCCTCGTCGCACCCGCCTAGTCCTCCTTCGTGAAGTGCCCTATTTATTTAATCCACAATAAAGTCCAATAATATACGGGTTTTCTTACTATTAATGATTTACTTATATCTGATTACAGTCCGATGTTTAGGACTGATCAAATAAAAAGGAAGGATATATTCATTCCACTCACCCTGGAGGAGGGTTTTTCACAAGGGCAGTAGGGAAGAAGGCTCCGTCGAGAAATAGACGAATTCGATTGGTTAGGTTGTGCGCGATGCTTTCTTTTAGTATGCTCAGTAAGGGAGGTCCCAAAGGGTAGGCTACTAAAAGCATCCAGGCCACAAAATACTACTAGGCCTACCATCTTTGGTAAACATATTCTATTTCAAACTAGCCCGAACTGCGTCATTTTGCAATTAAAGTGTGGAACCACACAGAACACCGCAACCCCCCAATTTTGCCCTATGAACTACCCCTAATCACATGTCTGTGCCAACGTTATATAATGCATAACCTATTATAAAGTAAGCATAAGCAAATATAAAACAGAGCGTTCCAGAGTCTGATTTAAAACACACTGAAAGCTTTGTAGACGTGTACATTTATCACTGCATAGATTACAAGGGTCACATCTCATTCTCACTTATAGAAGTTGAGACAGTAAAACCTCATTAAAAATATTCATacaaaatcaaatccaattgtatttgtcacatgcgtcgaatacaacaggtgtagaccttacagagaaatgcttacttacaagcccttaatcaacaatgcagttttaagaaaaataaaataaataaataaataaaagtaacaaataattaaagagcaacagtaaaataataatagcgaggctatatacaggaggtaacggtacagagtcaatgtgcgagggcactggttagtcgaggtaattgaggtaatatatacatgagTTACTAAAGTGACTtaggcatagataataacagagagtagcagcagcgtaaagggggggggcaatgcaaatagtctgggtagccatttgattagatgttcagtagtcttatggcttgggggtagaagctgtttagaagcctcttggaactagactttgcgctccggtaacgcttgccgtgcggtagcagagagaacagtctatgactagggtggctggagtctttgacaattattagggccttcctctgacactgcctggtatagaggtcctggatgtcaggaagcttggccccagtgatgtactgggccgtacgcactaccctttgtgtAGTGCctctgatggtgttggagtcatgcctggccatgtgtaacagtgtaggttccgtccctctctttgccccaacccgggctcgaaccagggacccttgcacacatcaacaactgacacccacgaagcatcgttacccatcacgccacaaaagccgcggctcttgcaacgcaaggggaaaccctacttcaagtctcagagcgagtgacgtcactgattgaaatgctattagcacgcaccaccgctaactaactagccatttcacatcggttacacatgcaggcagtcatgagtgaacagggagcacaggaggggactgagcactaccctcaccacctgggggcggcccgtcaggaagtccaagatccagttgcagaggtaggtgtttagtcccagggtccttagattagtgatgagctttgagggcaatatggtgttgaacgctgagctttagtcaatgaatagcattctcacataggtgttccttttgtccaggtgggaaagggcagtgttgagagcaatagagattgcatcatctgtggatctgttggggcggtatgcaaattggagtgggtctagggtttctgggataatggtgttgatgtgagccatgaccatcctttcaaagcacttcatggctacagatgagtGTTCACTTcatgccacatccgacaagtgttggaaccggtgtagtacgattcaatcttagtcctgtattgatgctttgcctgtttgatggttcatcggagggcgtagcgggatttcttataagcttccgggttagattcccgctccttgaaagcagcagctctaccctttagctcagtgcggatgttgcctgtaattcatggcttctggtttggctatgtacgtacagtcactgtggggacgacgtcatcaatgtatttattgatgaagccagtgactgatgtggtgtacacctcaatgccatcggaagaatcacggaacatattccagtctgtgctagcaaaacagtcctttagcttagcatctgcttcatctgaccacttttttattgaccgagtcactggtgcttcctgctttaattttagcttgtaagcaagaatcaggaggatagaattatggtcagatttgcc comes from Salmo trutta chromosome 7, fSalTru1.1, whole genome shotgun sequence and encodes:
- the LOC115197347 gene encoding uncharacterized protein LOC115197347 isoform X1, with the protein product MMEAMDKRPFGSEYNYKMSENDISRLIKLRATNDAIFTGKRNSAMPAWRAMLVELGLEGKLTTGQLKKKWENLKKKYKDFKYPPLGMEKVNPMSWRWFHLMDDAIEGRLSGSARILNPSLFDFGEVGDVSFASSPTTSPIANKRLCMRPEGGEGTNIFEFWAKAQLGESVGAVSTVADGQVAYTDAATEEIRRAAVECERALREEGRGGGQNERAAPDKMPVGGYGRTMAEDVETIAEDGRAMLVRNPGRNIERETAELERQIADLEKEREVLEREQADFDRERLILDRERDVVNRERVAVERGRASLDKDRAAMDRERAAMERERAILDRDRASIERERTELQKEKEALMKSKISRNNGSADVELDSSTIEKRERLLSIFERLVDKL
- the LOC115197347 gene encoding uncharacterized protein LOC115197347 isoform X2 produces the protein MPAWRAMLVELGLEGKLTTGQLKKKWENLKKKYKDFKYPPLGMEKVNPMSWRWFHLMDDAIEGRLSGSARILNPSLFDFGEVGDVSFASSPTTSPIANKRLCMRPEGGEGTNIFEFWAKAQLGESVGAVSTVADGQVAYTDAATEEIRRAAVECERALREEGRGGGQNERAAPDKMPVGGYGRTMAEDVETIAEDGRAMLVRNPGRNIERETAELERQIADLEKEREVLEREQADFDRERLILDRERDVVNRERVAVERGRASLDKDRAAMDRERAAMERERAILDRDRASIERERTELQKEKEALMKSKISRNNGSADVELDSSTIEKRERLLSIFERLVDKL